A genomic segment from Acidimicrobiales bacterium encodes:
- a CDS encoding DUF368 domain-containing protein — translation MQKIGAQFARGFLMGAADIVPGVSGGTIALVLGIYQKLIDTIRDGARALGTLAKGDVRGCWEKLRALDFLFILPLGAGIAVAVKGLASVIETQLHDNPENMAGLFFGLVVASIVVALGMLTERTAAGWLIMAVAAVVVFVLLGFQSGPVADPSPLILFGAGALAICAMILPGISGSFILLMIGMYTVVIQAVKDTELLDIALVGIGCVVGLALFSTVLGWVLERAFNPVMAGLIGLMLGSLRVLWPWPNGVGVISEDQSEVIDGTGLEWPAGDEWFQPVALAVAAVVLVLLVAEIGKRYSDA, via the coding sequence ATGCAAAAGATCGGTGCCCAATTCGCCCGGGGATTCCTCATGGGTGCCGCCGACATCGTCCCCGGTGTCTCCGGCGGCACGATCGCCCTGGTCCTCGGGATCTACCAGAAACTGATCGACACGATCCGCGACGGGGCGAGGGCCCTGGGCACGCTCGCCAAGGGCGACGTCCGTGGGTGCTGGGAGAAGCTGCGGGCCCTCGACTTCCTCTTCATTCTTCCCCTCGGCGCCGGCATCGCCGTTGCCGTCAAAGGGCTGGCCTCGGTGATCGAAACCCAGCTGCACGACAACCCCGAGAACATGGCCGGACTCTTCTTCGGGCTCGTCGTCGCCTCGATCGTCGTGGCGCTCGGGATGCTCACCGAACGCACCGCGGCCGGCTGGCTGATCATGGCTGTTGCCGCGGTGGTCGTCTTCGTGCTGCTCGGCTTTCAGTCGGGGCCCGTCGCCGACCCGTCACCGCTCATCCTCTTCGGCGCCGGCGCGCTGGCGATCTGCGCCATGATCCTGCCCGGCATCTCGGGCAGCTTCATCCTGTTGATGATCGGCATGTACACCGTCGTGATCCAGGCCGTGAAGGACACCGAACTCCTGGACATCGCCCTGGTCGGCATCGGCTGTGTCGTCGGCCTGGCACTCTTCAGCACCGTGCTCGGTTGGGTGTTGGAGCGGGCATTCAACCCGGTGATGGCCGGTTTGATCGGGCTGATGCTCGGCTCGCTGCGGGTCCTCTGGCCGTGGCCCAACGGCGTCGGCGTGATCTCCGAGGACCAGAGCGAAGTGATCGACGGCACCGGCCTCGAGTGGCCGGCCGGCGACGAGTGGTTTCAGCCCGTCGCGCTGGCCGTGGCGGCCGTGGTCCTCGTGCTCCTCGTGGCCGAGATCGGCAAGCGCTACTCCGACGCCTGA
- a CDS encoding succinate dehydrogenase/fumarate reductase iron-sulfur subunit gives MSKMLNLKLKIWRQDGPHSQGAFLEVDANDIPEDASFLEMLDVVNERLIDDDVEPITFGHDCREGICGSCGVMINGQAHGPEKATATCQLHMRKFNDGDEIVVEPWKAEAFPVLKDLMVDRRAFDRIIEAGGYISAPTGTPQDANATLIPKEVADTAMDAAACIGCGACVAACPNSAAQLFTSAKLAHLNVLPQGQSERWKRTENMVETMEDFFGSCTNHGECHDACPKEISLDFIAFMNRDYVKAKVKNRSLAAQ, from the coding sequence ATGAGCAAGATGCTGAACCTCAAGCTGAAGATCTGGCGCCAGGACGGCCCGCACTCGCAGGGTGCGTTCCTCGAGGTCGACGCCAACGACATTCCCGAGGACGCCTCGTTCCTCGAAATGCTCGACGTGGTCAACGAGCGACTCATCGACGACGACGTCGAGCCCATCACATTCGGCCACGATTGCCGCGAGGGCATCTGTGGCTCCTGTGGCGTGATGATCAACGGTCAGGCCCATGGTCCCGAGAAGGCCACGGCCACGTGCCAACTCCACATGCGCAAGTTCAACGACGGCGACGAGATCGTGGTCGAGCCCTGGAAGGCCGAGGCGTTCCCGGTGCTCAAGGACCTGATGGTCGACCGTCGGGCGTTCGACCGGATCATCGAGGCCGGCGGCTACATCTCCGCACCAACCGGTACGCCCCAGGACGCGAACGCCACGCTGATCCCCAAGGAAGTGGCCGACACCGCCATGGACGCCGCCGCCTGCATCGGCTGCGGCGCCTGCGTGGCTGCCTGCCCCAACTCGGCGGCCCAGCTCTTCACCTCGGCCAAGCTCGCCCATCTCAACGTGCTGCCCCAGGGTCAGTCCGAGCGGTGGAAGCGCACCGAGAACATGGTCGAGACGATGGAGGACTTCTTCGGGTCCTGCACCAACCATGGCGAGTGCCACGACGCGTGCCCCAAGGAGATCAGCCTCGACTTCATCGCGTTCATGAACCGCGACTACGTCAAGGCCAAGGTCAAGAACCGCTCGCTGGCCGCGCAATAG
- a CDS encoding alpha/beta hydrolase, with product MDDARRGRLVDVGAVELWVDEQGPVAGHTVLLIAGADSPGFRWTPALVDRLVGEGHRVVRFDHRDCGRSTRFGANDAYLLDDLVADVVGLLDRLDIDRAHVIGRSMGGMIAQLLGIDHPDRVRSLTMFGSSPAPGDETLGGPDDGFVEAMTARLFAGPPVDAAGQVEWLVELDRFLCGPLYPLDPSRQRALAEAEVATGWAAETGHGIAVHSSPDRLGRLGVITAPTLVVHGTADPVFPPAHGRALATGIDGAVLVEVDGLGHEVPDALIEELWPVLEHHLRSSAGWTEPG from the coding sequence ATGGACGACGCCCGGCGCGGTCGGCTCGTCGATGTGGGGGCGGTGGAGCTCTGGGTCGACGAGCAGGGGCCCGTCGCCGGCCATACCGTGCTGCTGATCGCCGGAGCCGATTCCCCGGGCTTCCGGTGGACGCCTGCCCTCGTCGATCGACTCGTGGGCGAAGGGCACCGCGTCGTGCGTTTCGACCATCGCGACTGCGGGCGTTCGACCCGGTTCGGCGCCAACGATGCCTACCTGCTCGACGATCTCGTGGCCGACGTCGTCGGGCTGCTCGATCGGCTGGACATCGATCGGGCCCACGTCATCGGCCGCTCGATGGGCGGAATGATCGCCCAGCTCCTGGGTATCGACCATCCCGATCGGGTCCGGTCGCTCACCATGTTCGGCTCGAGCCCCGCGCCGGGCGACGAGACCCTCGGCGGACCCGACGACGGGTTCGTGGAGGCGATGACCGCCCGGCTCTTCGCCGGTCCTCCCGTCGATGCAGCCGGGCAGGTCGAATGGCTTGTCGAACTCGACCGGTTCCTGTGCGGGCCGCTCTACCCGCTGGATCCGTCGCGGCAACGGGCGCTGGCCGAGGCCGAGGTGGCCACCGGTTGGGCCGCAGAGACGGGACATGGCATCGCCGTGCACTCGAGTCCCGATCGCCTCGGACGGCTGGGCGTCATCACCGCACCGACCCTGGTGGTCCACGGCACCGCCGATCCGGTGTTCCCGCCGGCCCACGGACGGGCGCTGGCCACCGGCATCGATGGGGCGGTACTCGTCGAGGTCGACGGCCTCGGTCACGAGGTGCCCGACGCACTGATCGAGGAGCTGTGGCCGGTGCTCGAGCACCACCTGCGTTCGTCGGCGGGTTGGACCGAACCCGGCTGA